One region of Deltaproteobacteria bacterium CG11_big_fil_rev_8_21_14_0_20_49_13 genomic DNA includes:
- a CDS encoding 50S ribosomal protein L35, translated as MPKLKTNSGAKKRFKFSKSGKVKRKRAQLRHILTSKGKAQKRRLSTSTIVKDEDMLKLRKLMPYS; from the coding sequence ATGCCAAAACTGAAAACAAATAGCGGAGCCAAGAAAAGGTTCAAATTCTCCAAATCCGGAAAGGTAAAGAGGAAAAGAGCACAGCTTCGCCACATCCTTACATCAAAAGGTAAGGCTCAAAAGAGAAGGTTGTCCACATCCACGATCGTCAAGGATGAAGATATGTTGAAGTTAAGAAAATTGATGCCATATTCATGA
- a CDS encoding 50S ribosomal protein L20, which translates to MPRAKRGFKARRRRNKVLKKAKGYYGGRSKLIRTATEAVEKGLDYAFRHRKSKKRDFRALWNVRISAAAKENGLSYSKFIFGLKKAGVGIDRKILAELAITQPKDFAALVALAR; encoded by the coding sequence ATGCCAAGAGCAAAAAGAGGTTTTAAGGCCAGAAGACGCAGGAACAAGGTCCTTAAGAAGGCCAAGGGTTATTACGGCGGCAGGAGTAAACTGATCCGCACGGCGACCGAGGCCGTTGAAAAAGGTCTTGATTACGCCTTTAGGCACAGAAAGAGCAAAAAGCGTGATTTTAGAGCCTTGTGGAACGTGCGCATAAGCGCGGCGGCCAAAGAGAATGGGCTTTCTTACAGCAAGTTCATATTCGGCCTGAAGAAGGCTGGAGTAGGGATAGATAGAAAGATCCTGGCTGAACTTGCGATCACACAGCCGAAGGATTTTGCCGCTTTGGTGGCGTTAGCTCGCTAA
- a CDS encoding phenylalanine--tRNA ligase subunit alpha, which translates to MLDLQSQISNIEAEVSAQVTGIKSDEDLKLARAKYVGKKGVVTGLMKFLGQLDASERPEAGKKINTLKSSIIRLLDEAEGALKSQFIAKALKEKVDITLPGRQVAPPGRPHPVTQVMREIEEVFTSLGFSIYEGSEIETDYYNFEALNVPKDHPARDMQDTFYISSKEEGRNKKEEELLLRTHTSPVQIHVMKKFKPPIRMIFPGAVYRKDADITHSPMFHQVEGLMVGDNIRMSDLKGVLITFVHRIFGEGVGVRFRPSFFPFTEPSAEIDIECVICHGKKQVNGSPCRVCKQTGWMEILGCGMVDPNVFEAVGYDPKKVSGFAFGMGVERITMLKFGVSDIRLFFENDLRFLKQF; encoded by the coding sequence ATGTTAGATCTGCAAAGCCAAATTTCTAATATTGAGGCTGAAGTTAGCGCTCAAGTTACAGGCATCAAGTCCGATGAGGATCTGAAGCTTGCGAGGGCGAAGTATGTCGGGAAAAAGGGCGTGGTTACCGGCCTTATGAAATTTCTGGGGCAATTGGATGCCTCCGAGCGCCCCGAGGCCGGCAAAAAGATCAATACGCTTAAAAGTTCGATCATTAGGCTTTTAGATGAGGCCGAAGGTGCCCTTAAGAGCCAGTTTATTGCCAAGGCGCTCAAAGAAAAGGTCGATATCACCCTTCCCGGAAGGCAGGTAGCTCCTCCCGGAAGGCCTCATCCTGTCACCCAGGTCATGAGGGAAATCGAAGAAGTGTTCACATCTTTGGGCTTTTCTATTTACGAAGGGTCAGAGATAGAGACCGACTATTATAATTTCGAGGCGCTCAACGTTCCCAAGGACCATCCGGCAAGGGACATGCAGGACACTTTTTACATCTCATCGAAGGAAGAGGGAAGAAACAAGAAGGAAGAAGAACTGCTTCTGCGCACGCACACCTCACCTGTCCAGATACATGTGATGAAGAAGTTCAAACCACCCATCAGAATGATATTCCCCGGCGCGGTCTACAGAAAAGATGCCGACATAACTCATTCGCCGATGTTCCATCAGGTAGAAGGTCTGATGGTCGGCGATAATATCAGAATGAGCGACCTTAAAGGGGTTCTTATCACTTTCGTGCACAGAATATTCGGTGAGGGTGTGGGTGTTCGTTTCCGACCGAGCTTCTTTCCGTTCACGGAACCGTCTGCCGAGATAGATATCGAATGCGTCATCTGCCATGGAAAAAAGCAGGTGAACGGTTCTCCCTGCAGGGTCTGCAAGCAGACAGGCTGGATGGAGATCTTGGGTTGCGGTATGGTCGACCCCAACGTGTTCGAGGCGGTAGGGTATGATCCCAAAAAAGTCTCGGGTTTCGCGTTCGGAATGGGAGTAGAGAGGATAACAATGCTTAAGTTCGGAGTTTCCGATATCAGGCTATTTTTTGAGAACGACTTAAGATTTTTGAAACAGTTTTGA